The Coccidioides posadasii str. Silveira chromosome 3, complete sequence genome contains a region encoding:
- a CDS encoding uncharacterized protein (EggNog:ENOG410PQQZ~COG:S~TransMembrane:1 (o65-83i)~BUSCO:16143at33183), which translates to MPARPVSLSARSRCLLRAPKHSQRQAFSTRSPLNGAHEPHYDPPTGWLFGVKPGQKYVKEGWEGLWTYGFVGSLVVAGIAYSFKPDTSIQTWALEEARRRLEKEGILEDPDVVKKE; encoded by the exons ATGCCTGCAAGGCCCGTTTCCCTTTCCGCTCGCTCGCGGTGCTTGCTCCGCGCCCCGAAACATTCTCAGCGCCAGGCTTTCTCGACGCGGAGTCCCCTTAACGGTGCCCATGAGCCACACTATGATCCCCCAACCGGTTGGTTGTTCGGCGTCAAGCCAGGTCAGAAATACGTAAAAGAGGGATGGGAAGGTCTGTGGACATATGGATTTGTGGGAAGTTTGGTGGTTGCGGGAATCGCATATTCTTTCAAGCCGGATACTTC GATACAAACATGGGCTCTAGAGGAGGCAAGACGGCGGCTCGAAAAGGAGGGCATCCTTGAGGATCCTGATGTCGTGAAAAAGGAATAA
- a CDS encoding uncharacterized protein (EggNog:ENOG410PSAW) codes for MRAKRQDDESGITPVCTFPIMEPEKPEKRDEIGSTKKTPGKEEKKCFGLGSRKYVTRYIIKDIIEDEFCTEAFGQGEPDKKSCTIRGVLDKGSGSVARTYLKGTPEEVDIAMDWKPGLGPEMNVTECRHKFIGQIIDGCDGNDKNNPLNWKGGGWFKSGGIKYRVTPKIVRQPARKKPWAGCSFYRGSNWYHGGVKIWGGGFSSGDWGKRVKDTIEQCHRLEILKKGGKKRAKIPGKGVGKGVGKGIGKGAAGDGGEDGEGDEGRYKAGYRILDESWKLKYYLDGGELEWVSVFRGAVGIKCIEDSINQSRIGVAGLKCYRTKQGGDDFFKTTKDESRSK; via the exons ATGCGAGCCAAACGTCAAGACGATGAAAGCGGAATAACTCCTGTCTGCACCTTTCCTATTATGGAGCCAGAG AAACCCGAAAAAAGGGATGAAATCGGCTCAACGAAAAAAACCCCtggaaaggaagaaaagaagtgTTTCGGTTTGGGTTCGCGGAAATACGTAACTCGATATATTATAAAGGACATCATTGAAGACGAGTTTTGTACCGAAGCCTTCGGCCAGGGCGAACCGGACAAGAAGAGCTGTACTATCAGAGGGGTCCTGGATAAAGGCTCAGGATCGGTCGCAAGGACGTATCTTAAGGGAACGCCCGAAGAAGTGGACATTGCTATGGACTGGAAGCCAGGCCTAGGGCCAGAAATGAATGTCACAGAGTGCAGGCACAAGTTCATAGGCCAGATCATCGATGGATGCGACGGAAATGACAAAAACAACCCTCTGAACTGGAAGGGGGGCGGCTGGTTCAAATCTGGAGGTATAAAGTACCGTGTAACTCCGAAGATCGTACGCCAGCCAGCCCGGAAGAAGCCCTGGGCGGGATGCTCATTCTACCGCGGATCGAATTGGTATCACGGTGGCGTCAAAATATGGGGAGGCGGCTTTTCCAGTGGTGACTGGGGAAAGAGGGTGAAAGATACGATAGAACAATGCCATCGTCTAGAAATACTCAAAAAGGGCGGAAAGAAGAGGGCGAAGATACCTGGGAAGGGGGTTGGCAAAGGGGTTGGGAAAGGGATTGGGAAGGGTGCAGCTGGGGACGGGGGTGAGGATGGGGAGGGCGACGAGGGCAGGTATAAGGCTGGTTACCGCATATTGGATGAGAGCTGGAAATTAAAGTATTATCTTGACGGAGGCGAGCTGGAGTGGGTAAGTGTCTTCAGGGGTGCAGTAGGAATAAAATGCATCGAAGACTCGATAAACCAGTCGCGCATAGGCGTGGCGGGACTAAAATGTTACAGAACCAAACAAGGGGGGgatgatttcttcaagacaaCGAAGGATGAATCAAGGAGTAAATAG
- the NIT2 gene encoding Carbon-nitrogen hydrolase (EggNog:ENOG410PG53~COG:E), which translates to MAHNLIQCQILVHKAVAAGAKVGLKASTIAALFLPEASDYIAASPAESLFLVRPVNESDFVLGLQKEARLARLPINVGIHEPAQGGEKVKNTLIWIDETGKITQRYQKIHLFDVDIKGGPVLKESRSVEKGMKIVPPFETPVGRLGLSICFDLRFPEISLALRRQGAQIITYPSAFTIPTGQAHWETLLRARAIETQSYIVAAAQCGQHNNKRFSYGHSMIVNPWGEIVAKLGSQSGEPEIAVADIDFKLLEKVRNEMPLLRRTDIYPEV; encoded by the exons ATGGCTCATAATCTTATTCAGTGTCAAATACTTGTACACAAGGCTGTTGCCGCAGGTGCGAAGGTTGGGCTTAAAGCATCCACTATTGCA GCGCTCTTCCTGCCCGAAGCCTCAGATTACATTGCCGCGTCTCCCGCAGAGTCTCTTTTCTTAGTTCGACCGGTTAACGAGAGTGATTTTGTTTTGGGATTGCAAAAAGAGGCCAGATTAGCAAGATTGCCGATTAATGTGGGCATACATGAGCCTGCTCAAGGCGGGGAGAAGGTCAAGAATACATTAATTTGGATTGATGAGACTGGGAAGATCACCCAAAGATATCAGAAAATACATCTTTTCGACGTTGATATAAAAGGCGGTCCCGTGTTAAAGGAGAGCAG GAGTGTTGAGAAAGGGATGAAGATTGTCCCTCCCTTTGAAACACCAGTTGGTCGTCTTGGGTTAAGTATATGCTTCGAT CTTCGCTTTCCAGAAATCAGCCTAGCTCTGCGGCGACAAGGTGCCCAGATAATTACTTACCCGTCCGCATTTACTATACCAACCGGCCAAGCTCACTGGGAAACGCTCCTCCGAGCTAGAGCCATTGAAACGCAATCGTATATTGTGGCAGCCGCTCAATGCGGCCAGCACAATAATAAGCGCTTCAGCTATGGTCATTCGATGATCGTGAATCCATGGGGGGAAATCGTGGCCAAGCTGGGGTCCCAATCTGGCGAACCAGAAATTGCGGTGGCAGATATCGACTTTAAACTATTGGAAAAAGTCCGAAACGAAATGCCACTGCTAAGGAGGACGGATATATACCCCGAAGTCTGA